CTGAACTAAGGACACTCCCATTGTAGAGACCATAACCACACCTAATAGACACCAAAATATTACACACCAAAAGGGGGGCGGAGGCAAGGGCATAAGGATAAACCAACTTAATCCACATAAAATCAAATCTGGAGTCCCAAGGACTGGATTTTGGCGCTGATAGGAGTACTCAAAACTCAAACATTCCTGCGGAGGCTCCAACAGGCTGCATTGGACAAGGGAGCTGCCAGGGCTCAAGTAAAGCATTCGGAATTTCAGGAATGTCGATTGCAAAGCCGCCAACCTCCTCTGCGATCTGAAGCACCGAATTCAGAGATCGCAGCCTATCAGCCAATTCAGCAAGCTGAGCTCTCAGAACGTTGTTTTCAGATGCAAGCCCAATGTACGTGTTGGCAACCCCACTGATCTTCTCTTCAATTAGCTTGTTCTCATTTTGCAATTGGTTGAGTTGGCCGATCAAACCTTCCATTTGCTGCTGCTTTCTCATCCGGGACCTCCTCGCGGATTCCCTGTTTGATAtcatccttttccttttcctctcGTCGACCCCCGCATACCGCGGGTCCCCCTCCGATCCTGAACTCGGCGGCTGTTTCATGGAAGCCATTTTTCTAGCTAACAGCTCCTCCAGAAACGCTTCGAATGGAATTGAGTATTTACACTTTTTAAACTCAATCGAATCAAAGAAAAGACGAGTCCTTATGACAGATTGCGAAAACTAGGGTTTTAAGAATTAGAGTGAGAAAAGGGGGAAATAactaaataaggaaaaaaaataatcggACGGAGTGAGAGGACTAGTTCATGAAAAGACGTAGAACCAGTAGAGAAAGACAACCGAGAAGGAGTGCAGAATTCTAATCCGGCGCAGGAGAATTTCGTAACTCATTAGGAATACGTTACCATTGAAACGGCAAACAGAAACACATAGCCGCGGTCGAGATCAAACCGAGATTAGATCGGAAGACGATGAAACACAGGATCTGAATCGAGAACGCGATTAGCAAGCGACCTGCGATTTCaccaaaatcataaatcaaaatcacaggAAATTGATAAACCAGacgataaaaaataaaaataagaaaagcaCAAAGGAAAACGAAAAGAAACTATAAACTAAGGGAGAAGAACGcagcaaaaagaaaagggaagagaaGAAGCAGAGCAGACTTACCGAGATATGGATGCCACgaagggagaagaaaaagaagaaagaaggttTTCCACGCTCTGGAATGGTCCTTTTATAGCTAAAACCCGAGTGGTTTCCGAGTTGGTTCGGGGAGATTTCCGCCATTTCATCGTGCTTTTTTAATTGGGTTTCGTTAAAGAGTGCCGTCGGTGTAATATTATATTACAATGCTGACGCAGCTCATGACGTGGCACCGAAGACAGCTGGCAGTTCTTTTACTTAAAATCTTTTAACTGAATTGACCATTAGAATAGGCAAAAATAATGAGGCTTCGTcgaatttattttcagtatatctgtcatttatatatttataatgaaaaaaaattatttataaattgtaAACGTGCATTATGTCCTTTAATATTTCTAAATCCTTGACATACGGATCTCGGACTTAGACCATTCAAcgggcaattttttttttactatttttagtAGCACGTGCActtcatgtataattgttatgaaGAATATTCCCGAGTGATGAGAATATTCCCCGGTCGATGAGGTTAAGAAGAACTTGAGGTGATTTACAGAACGGAACTTAATTAAGCGGCAATGGGGTGCCAACAGGCAACAGCCCATGGCtgaatgaattatttatttatttaatcgaCCAGTTTTGGGTGTCATCTGGCTGCCAACCCACTCGCTAAAATATTAAGTTGTTCATctcttgccttttttttttttttttttttacaaaatttcaatactaatcttgtttttttattactttataatattctcatattattacaattcaataattattttatttttacatttcaaaGCAGGtaaaaagtaattattattgatgataattttttagcaatgacCCACTTAAATTGCATTATTATAATGTAAaagcttaatatatatatatatatgtgtgtgtgtgtgtgtgtgtaaggttgacattaaaaatttaattatatgtttatttggataaattcacatgaatttaaaataagataaaattagtttatttgtaaataagatatgataattaattaacacatcTTTAATATCagttacatattttttaatctcttCTCGCAACTAACTAGCTCTAAGTcaatgtcaattaatttttctcactgAATGAATtgatgatttattatttttttaatatcatgtatcgataataaaaataaagctatacttgaataaattattattttaaaatgtaaaaagagATTATTCATGAAGAGGCGTCGGCCTTgtatttaacattattttgtgaggaATTATGTTACTTTGTCAATGGAGTTGTAACTTTATGGTGTATTATTTATCAACTCTATGGTGTTACTTTGTAATTATATTAGTTTTACAAATAAGAcattaaaatgtatatttagTGTTATTTTAGGTTTCAATCAAATTATGCTGGACATTTCAAATATCACTGTCCGGTACATCATTATTGTTCGTGGCATTTGAGATgcaacaattaatatttttatatttttatattattatttttttatttgtgccATTTCAAAGGGTCACAGTCActaattttaatgttatttacaaatttgtataaattttaggTCATAAAATACTAATGGCATTTATAAATGTAACATATTGTTATAAGAATACGGGTATTTATAGTATTCGTAAAAATTGTcattagaataaaatatatatatataataaagactGTTCTAAAGTAATAATTTTAACGGTTgctaaatgtaaaatttattatattattgttatgCCCGAAAGTTGGTCATCTACCCAACTGATAGAGTTGGGCTCATAATTAATGAGAGCCAAGGCCATCAAAGTCCAAGGCCAAGTGGCCTAAGTGGGCCAAATAACTGGCTTGGGGCTCTCTCACTTGCTTTAAGCCATTCCATGCGAGCATCGGGCCATCCTATACACGAAAAGCTCGTGCGAAGGTTTAATATCCGAGTGAGTGTCACCTCATTCACTCACAAATTATGATGAGACCAATAATTTAGAGTTTCTCAAATCTCTGAAAATGATACCACTCCAGAGAAGCCGTGCCCAACCACAAATCATGTAGCCATTGGTTTGTGAGATTTGATCAAACACTTTTTAAGATGCTTAGGGATAAATGTAACTCATACATCacctattaatttattttttttataaataagagaatcgtattttcattcaaaatatatttagcaTGACACtcaaatatctattttttgCTCTCAATTCATTCAAATGTCAGGTTAAGCATTGGAGGTCCAATTGTGACATCAACTGTGCccttaacttatttttttacatatctcTTGATTATTTTAAGTCTTGTGTCACTTTGAGACTTTCTCATCACCTAACTTGTTAAGATTACTTAgttcaataaatttatattcaagTTGTTGGAGTTATAAAAGTCATACCCAAAGTGTTGGAATCactatttaatttattagatCATTTGCATTCCACTAACTTatagtataaatttattattatagttgAACAATAACAATTACACAATATGAGATTGACTTTCACATTATTATTGTTAGttgatatatttgtttattattcAAAAACTATACACAAGTTAAATTTAGAGAATATTAAAAGATTTTggcatttatattttaaagttatattACAGCAAAATGaaccaaattaaaatattttaaaaaataaaaaccggTGCAATTTTATCCATGCAGTGGGCTTCCGCAATAAAGCATCTTCCGATTATGATCGTACACGTGCAAAACATCGCACGCACCATCGGTGGTCTCTTCCCGCCAAAACTCTCCTACCTCTTGCTTCATTTGGCGCCAAATATCGAAGTCCTCGACTTAGTTTCTCTCCGTCGCCACTTCGCTCTGTTTCAGCGACCTCGTGCTCACAGGAAAGCAAAATGATGAAAGACCTTGATTTCGACAGGGACAAAGGTAATCATTTTCATCTCTCTGTTGGCCCTCTCGAGATGTGAATCGATGTATGTATCTATAATGGAAAGATTTTTGCTTACAGATATCGCGAGAGATTTTCTTTCTAACTTTGCCGACGCTGATGGAGAAGCCAAGTACATGAAAGTTCTCGTAAGTTCATAACGCTGTACTTGTGCGATACATTTGGTTGCTCAGATTATTTGATTGGAAAAGCAAAATAGATTATGAAACTTGGGAATGAGCTTCAATTATTCTTCTCATCGCAGCAAGATGTTGCAAATCATAAAACGAAGGCTGTCCAGATTGATCTCGAAGACCTTGTTAATGTAAATTTCCCAATGCCTgcttataaattaatttgaccCTTAATGCTGCTATTTGTTTTATTGATATGGAAAAACCCTAATTCTGCATCATGTACCTTTTAGTACAAGGACTTGGATGAAGAATTTCTCCGACGGGTAACTGAAAATACCCGCCGTTACCTTGGTATTTTCGCCAATGCAATTGATGAACTCATGCCAGAACCCACCGAGGCTTTTCCAGACGACGACCATGATATATTGATGACACAGAGGTCTCTGGATGGAACAGAGAACACGGATCGTTCAGACCCGCTTCAGAAGATGCCGCTGGAAATTAAACGATTCTAGTAAGGGTCATCAGAAAATTTGTCTACTTTGTCTATTGGCATATCTGGTTCTaattttgggatatattttcgTCTTGGATGGCTCAACAATAACTTAATCTCCTTGAAATGGAACCCAGTGAGGTTTATATTAGGGCATCTTCAAAGGGACGGCCATTTACGATTCGGGAAGTTAAGGCTTCTTATATTGGCCAGCTCGTGAGGATCTCTGGCATTGTCACGCGCTGTGCAGATGTGAAGCCTTTGATGCAGGTAGCTGTATATACCTGCGAAGAATGCGGTTTTGAAATTTACCAGGTAACTCAACAAGCACCCTCTGCTGAAGTCTGCTTCTGCAGCTTCAAAAACGTAATTTGCTGTTGTCGTTATGTAACTGAAgttttcttttatgtatttGTCCTTTCATGTTCTCTTCAACTATGAATCCTTCATGCTCATGTAATCCTTTGCGATGTAAATGGATCCCCAAATAAGTCCAATTAACCCCAATTGAAGTGAAAACGAATATAAAATGAGGTATGGGTACAAGACAtttgataatttatcaaaacaagCTTGTAAATGGGGTTAATTGAGGCCCCATTTACATCCCTACTCACGGTTCATTTCTTGTTTTCCAAGACACAGcccttttctaaaataaaaaaaagaaagttgaTGTAAGAATCAAAGTTTAGCTACTTTGAGATGACATCATAGCAAGTTACCGGCAGGCTATTATGTCTTAGTCAAGGTTCTTCCTCTAGGAAATTCAACAGAAGTTACAGAACATTTTAACATAAATAAGACACTGTTATGTTTTCACTGTTCTATATCCTGGATAATCAGCATTTTATGTGACAAAACAGGAGGTAACTGCTAGAGTATTCATGCCTCTGTTTGAGTGCCCGTCTAGTAGATGTAAGACAAACAACACAAAAGGCAATCTCATCCTTCAACTCAGGGCATCAAAGTTCTTGAAGTTTCAGGAGGTACTTCTTTCTCTTGATTAGTTGTTTTAATGattataacaaatattatttagCCTTGCTTCATGCATCCTTAGTTTGTGGCTCTGATAAAAAATGATTTCTGATGCCTTATTTCATGTGTCACAATGACATGGGCTTGTCTCATTTCAGGCTAAGATACAAGAGCTGGCTGAACATGTTCCAAAAGGTCATATTCCTCGGACAATGACTGTTCATTTTAGGGGAGAACTTACAAGAAAGGTTGGTTGTTTTTTATGCTGGTCTTTTTTCAGATATATACTATTGAATGCATGCTTACCATCTGACAGTATCTTTGCACTACATAATTTTTCATGCATTTCCCACCAATGGGGCAGTCACtaaaattctatttcatgttctGTTTTTTAAGATCTTTTGCACAAGCCTACCAaccttgttttattttattaatttgtttgtcTTATCAAACTTTCCAGGTAGCTCCCGGTGATGTTGTTGAGTTGTCAGGGATTTTTCTTCCTATTCCTTACACTGGATTTAGAGCGATGCGAGCAGGTTTAGTTGCAGATACATATTTGGAGGCCATGTCTGTCTTccatttcaagaaaaaatatgagGAGTATGGACATTTCTATCACTTACCTTAAGGCACTTCTAATCAAGGGATTGTCTATTTTTACTTGCATTATTTTCCTTCTAAGTccagattattttatttctgtATGGAAATAGCAAGAAAGAGATTTTTATAGTTTCTCATCAGCATTCCTTCTGTCCAGTCTAACTTTGAATGATGTATCATTTCTCCACGTTGGAAGCTGTTGGTGAAAAATTATGTCTTTACCAATTGTATGTGAACTACAGGGTGTTTTTAACCATTCAAAGCTATTGCTTTGTCAAGTAACAAGGGGCAAAGGGAAAACAAAGGTGGAACAGGGAATCCTTTTCTATGCAGTAACCAGTTTTTTACTTAATCTTCCTAATATTTTTGTGGTAGGTACAAAGGGTTTAGTATAGTAACTAAAAATTTGTAAGAACTAGAGAATATTTGAAAACGTGCATGTTTAAGAAAAAAGAACTACATTTCTATAGCTAAAGTAGCATCCTAGATGCCAGTGTGTTAAATCATTTGGATTGTGACAAGGAGAAAGATATTACTAATTTGGTTTTTCTGCTAAAGGCTACATTAGAAATCTTATAACCAAAcattcttgattggaattgaGAAACAAGCACATGTTCAGAATGTAGATTACTCCCACCATCTAAGATTAAGATAACACAGTGTTCTAGTGCTAAATCCAGCTATCCTCTCTAGTGTAATTGATGTAAATGATAAGAAGTGTATTTAATGCCAAAGAAGCAATTCCATGCAGATGCATCATTCAATGTATTGGTAGCAATCATCTGAATTTGGCCAAAGAACTGGTCAGTGGATTGATTAGTTCTGTTGCAGGTATGAACTTAGGGGAGATGAGGAAGAACAAATAGCTCGTTTAGCCGAGGATGGTGATATCTATAACAAACTGTCACGATCATTGGCTCCAGAAATTTTTGGCCACGAAGATATTAAAAaggctcttcttcttcttcttgtgggCGCTCCCAATCGGAATCTCAAAGATGGGATGAAGGTAAATTATCATGATTAGAATCAGATCAATTGTGGGAATTGGCTGGCTGTCTGGTTCCAATCAGTCAAAGAGGAAGTTTTCAATTGTTTGGagcaccaaaaaaaaaacaaaaaggcttGAACTCCAGACCTGTACTTGATGAAGCCTGTGGCCACTGCATTGTTAATAATCTTGTGTTTACAATTTTCTTCATTGTCAATACTTTTAAAGGGATACAACACTTGCAAGTTAGAATTCTTCTAGTTGAGCCCATCTTTCAGGATTAAGGCTTATTGAGCTCTTCTTTTTGGTAAATAAATGCCACTGCTGTTGTTTAAAAACTGTATGAGAACttgatatttatttgatttttatgaaaTAAGAACAAGGTGGAAGACTATGTATGTGCTTCTatgaaaatgtcaaaaatttccCCTTCCTATATGTTTTTAGCTGGctgttttttccttttcttcttttagttAGTAGCCTTTGTATTTTCCTCAAATTATTTCCATTGTATCTTCATGCTTATAATATGTCTGTGCTCtatcattttaaaatgtttGATTATGGAAAGCTATTGATGCAGATTAGGGGAGACATACATATATGTTTAATGGGTGATCCTGGTGTTGCAAAAAGTCAGCTTCTGAAGCACATAGTAAATGTTGCACCAAGAGGAGTGTATACTACGGGCAAAGGAAGCAGTGGGGTTGGTCTAACTGCGGCTGTTCAGAAAGATCCAGTGACAAATGAGATGGTCCTGGAAGGGGGAGCTTTGGTAAGCCTATGTTCTTTGTCCATCAAATTGTCAGGGTAGTTTGCTTCGTTATGTTAATATGTTAAGGAAGAtagaagatgtatatatatattgaaaaaataaactgAGTGGAAGTTCAATTTGGAGGAAATAACTTCCATGAATCATTAATTCAAGagatgtaaatatatatacacaagactCCTAGAAAAGCTCCTATAATTTAGGgctagattacaacaactacATATTTTCAGTTTAGAATTAGGATTACTAAAGGATTTCCTTATCTGTTTTAAGGAATATCCTTATCCTTTTGTATCTTGAAGTCttctcttctttatcttctagTGTGAAGCTtgatttcttcctctttatctttcCGACACTCCCTCCTCAAGTTGGTGAATAGATATTCATCATTCTCAGGTTGCCTCTAATGGATTCAAATCCTTGCTTTTGCATAGCTTTAGAAAGGATATATGTTTCTTGGAATTTAGGAGGAATATGAATGAGACTTATgccttctttctctatttcctgCCTAACAAAATGTCGATCAATTCGCACGTGTTTCATCCGGTCATGTTGAACCGGATTATTTACAATGTTAATTGCCGATTTGTTGTCATTATAGAGAACTTTTGGAGAGGGTGCTGATAGGTGTAGGTCTTCTAGTACTTTTTCCACCCAATCACTTCACATAACCCTTATGCAATAGCCCTATACTATGCTTCTGCACTGCTTCTTGCTACCATTGATTGCTTCTCACTTCTCTAAGTTACCAAATTCCCCCATAACTTTGTACAAAAACTAGATGTAGATCTACTGTCTTCAATAAAACCAGCCCAATCAGCATCTACAAATGCTTTTATTCCTTTATCTTGACTCTTCTTAAACAAGAGCCTTTTTTCAGGGGTTCCTTTTAGGTATCTTAGAATATGATATACAACCTCAAGATGTCTTCTTGTGGGAGAGTGCATAAACTGACTTACTATCCTCACAGCATATGCAATGTCAGGTCGTGTGAGTGATAGATAGATCAATTTCTCCACCAACCGTTGATATATTCCCTTGTCTACTTGATATTCTGTTATGCTATCTTCCTTGTTCTTCCAATTAGGCTCTAATGGAGTATTAGCCGGCTTACAACCAAGTTTATCAGTTTctttcaacaaatcaagtgtgtACTTTCTTTGAGAGATAAATATTctttccttgcttcttgcaatTTCCATTCCGAGGAAGTATTTTaattctcccaaatcttttacttcaaatgcAGCCCTTAGTTGCCCCTTGAGTTTCTCAATTTCCAGAACATTGTCCCCTGTGAtgataatatcatctacatagacaatAAGAATTGTCTTTTTGCCATCAGCTTCAACTTTTGTAAATAGGGTATGATCAGTCAGCCCTTGTTTGTATCCTAGCTGAATAATAGTATCACTGAATCTCTTGAACCAAGCCCTTGGAGATTGCTTGAGGCTGTATAGGGACTTCTTTAACTTGCACACCTTTCTTCTTGTGTTTTCCGTTTCAAAACTAGGGGGAATCCTCATGTATATTTATTCTTCCAGCTCACCATTTAGCAATGCATTCTCGATGCCTAGTTGATGTAACCTCCAATCTAAATTAACAATCGATGAAAATAAAATTCGGATAGAATTAAGCTTGGCCACTGGAGCAAAGGTTTCTTCATAATTAAGCCCTTGGGTTTGGGTAAACCCTTGAATTACTAACCTTGCTTTGTACTCGTCAATGCTTTCATTTGACTTGTACTTTACTGTGAACACCCATTTGTTGCCAACAATGTTCTTCCCATCTGGTAGATAGACAATATTCCAGGTTTTATTAGTTTCCAGGGCATGCATCTCTTCCATTACTGTTGCCTTCCATTTTTCATCTTTAAATGCATTATATACATCCTTAGGTATTACCATATCATTAGTGCTTGTTGTGAAGGCCTTGAATTGTGGGGAGAGCTTTGAATAACCCACATAATTTGAAATAGGATGCTTAGTACATGATTTGACCCCTTTCCTTAGTGCAATTGGAATATCAAGGTCATCAGTCCTGTTAGTTGCCAACCTTTCCATGCTGACATTGTCATCAGCTTCTGGACATACCTCTAGAGTTGACAATGGGTTTGGCTGAGGGGCACAAGGCTTTCTAGAATATACCAAAAGAGGTTTATCAGAAGTTGGCTTTTCCTGAATTTGATCTTTATCGTTTTCCCCTGGATTAGGTGTTGAGGTTTGAGTAAAAGGCTAAATTTCAAGGACTGATTCAGTAACAGGAGAGGTTTCTGAATTTGAGACCATAGGTAGAGACAAAGTGGAATCCCACTGTTCCTTTGTATTAGGCATTTGCCCTTGCAGAGAAATAGTGTGAAAAAATGGTTGGTTTTCAAGGAAGGATACATCACTAGATATATGAATTTTCGGGTAGAATGGTGGTAACATTTGTATCCTTGTTGAGTGGGAGAATAACTAATGGATATGCACTTGAGGGCTTTAGGTTCAAGTTTGGATTGGGAGGGCTGATATTTATGAACAAAGATAGTGCACCCAAGCACTTTAGGAGACAGAGAATTCAGCACCCTAGTATGATGGGGATTGAAATCAAGGAGGACACCTAAAGGGGTTCTGAAGCCAAGAACTTTGGAGGGGAGGCAATTAATAAGATAAGAAGATGTAAGAATAGCTTCCCCTCCAATATGTGTTAGGAACCAAGCTTGTAAACATAAGTGCCCTTGCAGTTTTAAGGAGGTGgcagttttttctttttgccaccccattttgttggggatcGTAAGGGCATAACTTTGATGAATAATGCCATGTTTAGCTAGATAATGACTGAAATTATTGGAAAAATATTCCTTGCCATTATCTAATCTCAAAACATGGATTGAGGCTTGAAAAACTTTGCTTATCATTTGATGAAACCTCTTAAATACATCATAGGCTTCATATTTATCCTTTATTAGGAAAACCCAACTAACTCTTGTATGGTCATCTATAAATGTGATGAACCATCTAGTGTTAGTCAAATTAGGAGTCCTAGttggtccccaaatatcactatgaataaGATAAAAGGTCTTTGTGGGTTTATAGTCATGAGAAGGAT
This genomic stretch from Diospyros lotus cultivar Yz01 chromosome 1, ASM1463336v1, whole genome shotgun sequence harbors:
- the LOC127793588 gene encoding bZIP transcription factor 53, which codes for MASMKQPPSSGSEGDPRYAGVDERKRKRMISNRESARRSRMRKQQQMEGLIGQLNQLQNENKLIEEKISGVANTYIGLASENNVLRAQLAELADRLRSLNSVLQIAEEVGGFAIDIPEIPNALLEPWQLPCPMQPVGASAGMFEF
- the LOC127793586 gene encoding DNA replication licensing factor MCM7, with product MMKDLDFDRDKDIARDFLSNFADADGEAKYMKVLQDVANHKTKAVQIDLEDLVNYKDLDEEFLRRVTENTRRYLGIFANAIDELMPEPTEAFPDDDHDILMTQRSLDGTENTDRSDPLQKMPLEIKRFYEVYIRASSKGRPFTIREVKASYIGQLVRISGIVTRCADVKPLMQVAVYTCEECGFEIYQEVTARVFMPLFECPSSRCKTNNTKGNLILQLRASKFLKFQEAKIQELAEHVPKGHIPRTMTVHFRGELTRKVAPGDVVELSGIFLPIPYTGFRAMRAGLVADTYLEAMSVFHFKKKYEEYELRGDEEEQIARLAEDGDIYNKLSRSLAPEIFGHEDIKKALLLLLVGAPNRNLKDGMKIRGDIHICLMGDPGVAKSQLLKHIVNVAPRGVYTTGKGSSGVGLTAAVQKDPVTNEMVLEGGALVLADMGICAIDEFDKMDELDRTAIHEVMEQQTVSIAKAGITTSLNARAAVLAAANPAWGRYDMRRTPAENINLPPALLSRFDLLWLILDRADMDNDLELARHVVYVHQNKESPALGFTPLEPSVLRAYISAARKLTPCVPRELEEYIASAYSSIRQEEAKSNAPHSYTTVRTLLSILRIAAALARLRFSATVAQSDVDEALRLMQMSKFSLYSEDRQRSGLDAISDIYSILRDEASRTNRMDLSYAHALNWISRKGYSEAQLKECLEEYAALNVWQIHPNTFDIRFIDV